The following are from one region of the Chloracidobacterium sp. genome:
- a CDS encoding HAD-IB family hydrolase — MNKNGNAAAFYDLEGTLVSTNLVHTLAFYAKRQQGIWQTAKKSVGTLAKLPFFGVTDLYSRNVFNEVFFRSYSGFSQDRLRYFSEELFEDVLKPAIFPGTAELIAQGKKIGQHQVVLTGALDFTIERMMDYLGIDDYVANRLEFVNGYATGRVLPPVMASATKAKWIREYAEKNNINLSESYAYSDSISDLPMLSIVGHPVAVCPDFRLKQTARQHDWAVLDLK, encoded by the coding sequence ATGAATAAAAACGGAAATGCAGCGGCGTTCTACGATCTCGAAGGCACGCTCGTCAGCACAAACCTCGTCCACACGCTCGCTTTCTATGCGAAGCGGCAGCAAGGCATTTGGCAGACGGCCAAGAAAAGTGTCGGAACGCTGGCTAAGTTGCCGTTTTTTGGCGTAACGGATCTCTATTCGCGCAATGTTTTTAACGAAGTGTTCTTTCGCAGCTACTCGGGTTTTTCGCAGGATAGACTTCGTTACTTTTCCGAGGAGCTGTTCGAAGATGTTCTGAAGCCGGCGATCTTTCCGGGTACCGCAGAACTGATAGCTCAGGGCAAGAAGATCGGCCAGCATCAGGTCGTACTGACGGGGGCTCTTGATTTTACGATCGAGAGGATGATGGATTATCTCGGCATTGATGATTACGTTGCGAACCGGCTCGAATTTGTGAACGGATACGCGACCGGCCGCGTACTGCCGCCGGTAATGGCATCGGCGACGAAGGCGAAGTGGATACGCGAATACGCGGAAAAGAACAATATCAACCTCAGCGAATCTTACGCTTATTCAGACAGCATCTCAGATCTGCCAATGCTGTCGATCGTCGGTCATCCGGTCGCGGTCTGCCCTGATTTTCGCCTCAAGCAAACTGCCCGCCAGCATGACTGGGCAGTACTGGATTTGAAATAA
- the coaD gene encoding pantetheine-phosphate adenylyltransferase: MMRRAIFPGSFDPLTNGHLDIIKRSLPLFDEIIIAILNNPEKNPMFTVEERCAMIAEILPSLNGHSCRLVVDSFSGLTAHFAKEKNATAIVRGIRAVSDYEYELRMALMNRKLEPSIETVFLMAGEEYSYVSSTLMKQVFELGGHVDGLIPELVEAKMREKSGR; the protein is encoded by the coding sequence ATTATGCGTCGTGCAATCTTCCCGGGCTCTTTCGATCCACTTACGAACGGACACCTTGATATCATCAAGCGCAGCCTTCCGCTATTCGACGAAATAATTATTGCAATCTTGAACAATCCGGAGAAGAATCCGATGTTTACGGTCGAAGAACGATGTGCGATGATCGCCGAAATATTGCCCTCGTTAAATGGGCACTCCTGCCGATTGGTCGTAGACAGTTTTTCAGGCCTCACGGCTCATTTTGCAAAGGAAAAGAATGCAACTGCGATCGTTCGCGGCATACGCGCCGTAAGCGATTACGAATATGAACTTCGAATGGCGTTGATGAACCGCAAACTTGAACCCTCGATCGAAACGGTCTTTCTAATGGCGGGCGAGGAATATTCATACGTTTCGTCGACGCTGATGAAGCAGGTCTTCGAACTCGGAGGTCACGTCGATGGCTTGATTCCCGAGCTGGTCGAGGCCAAAATGCGTGAAAAATCAGGCAGGTAA
- a CDS encoding tetratricopeptide repeat protein — MRADGETSPGSPGAITIGPAIETAEKLFAAREDIESLRKAVKVLSEARNPAERNYEVEWKFAKFSYFLGKRTESENEANKIFETGRDAGRIASRVQPSSPEGHFWYAANLGELSRLSPITVGIKSVDDIREAMLKVVAIDPGYQGASAFDALGQLEMETRNLKGGKAEKAVEYLEKGLGINKDNANIRLHLAEAYLAVKRDADARKQLDALFDLKPDPAFIPEHTEAVAKGKKLLAMNF, encoded by the coding sequence ATGCGTGCGGACGGCGAAACCTCGCCGGGCTCGCCGGGTGCTATCACGATCGGACCGGCAATTGAGACGGCTGAGAAGCTGTTTGCTGCCCGGGAGGATATCGAGAGTTTGAGAAAGGCGGTAAAAGTACTATCAGAGGCGCGCAATCCGGCCGAAAGAAACTATGAAGTTGAATGGAAGTTTGCAAAATTCAGCTATTTCCTTGGCAAACGTACCGAATCTGAAAACGAAGCGAATAAGATCTTCGAAACCGGGCGCGACGCGGGCCGCATTGCTTCGCGTGTTCAACCATCCAGCCCGGAAGGACATTTTTGGTACGCGGCCAATCTCGGTGAGCTTTCGAGGCTCAGTCCGATCACGGTCGGGATCAAGTCCGTCGACGATATACGAGAGGCGATGTTAAAAGTGGTTGCGATCGATCCGGGCTATCAGGGTGCAAGTGCATTTGATGCCCTGGGCCAGCTTGAAATGGAGACACGCAACCTGAAGGGCGGAAAAGCAGAGAAGGCGGTCGAATATTTGGAAAAAGGGCTCGGCATTAACAAAGACAACGCGAATATAAGGCTGCACCTGGCCGAAGCATATCTCGCGGTAAAGCGTGACGCGGATGCCCGCAAGCAGCTTGATGCGTTGTTTGACCTCAAACCAGACCCCGCATTCATCCCGGAACATACCGAAGCAGTTGCAAAGGGAAAGAAGCTGTTAGCCATGAACTTTTAA